In one window of Terriglobia bacterium DNA:
- a CDS encoding amidase, producing the protein MLKPFQAATLLILCVLCVGMGAQQPPAKFHLQEATITSIQRAIQAKQITTSGLVELYLKRIKAYNNTCVNETMGILGPITTIPHARQINALSTLNLRPATRKAWGFDDRKARSMTDIADANPNMPDALEVAAAQDRQFRQTGKLVGPLQGVVMAIKDQYDTFDLRTTSGADADYANDRPPADATFVKRLRDAGAIILGKANLAEYAVDGARSSFGGTFCNPYDTEREPGMSSAGSASSVAANLVTCAIGEETVVSIRWPASVNSLVGLAPTEELVSRKGMMGAGLSMRTGPICRSVPDAAKILNVIAGYDPGDALTAFSVSRKSAQPYSDFASTTRLDGLRIGVIREYMSKKLFSKADEESIDIVERAIGDLRKLGATIVDPGPEGALFQTCIPRYAPELLDSAFTRQYRTQFPVNAAGQPATDQIASLLRMHADPEEVPADLSLRTLNGLGAQGEGKYMINRYLQERGDVNIKSNADLISKARFYNDPNFPDRKQAREQAERATVLDTSGRLQTRFALQNLLLQCMQEQRLDALASPMSTVPPRKLTSPREPVANGRNPIGWSLIGQQGFPAITVPAGFTTQVWDRERDADGGTRLTGPIPARLPVGVDFIARPFDEAMLLRIASAYETATRHRQPPPEFGPLPGEP; encoded by the coding sequence ATGCTCAAACCCTTTCAAGCCGCAACACTGCTTATTCTCTGTGTCCTGTGCGTCGGCATGGGCGCACAGCAACCTCCGGCGAAGTTTCATCTGCAGGAAGCGACGATCACGAGCATCCAGCGGGCGATTCAGGCGAAACAGATCACCACGAGTGGTCTGGTCGAGCTCTATCTGAAGCGCATCAAGGCGTACAACAACACTTGCGTGAACGAGACGATGGGAATTCTCGGTCCCATAACGACCATTCCGCACGCGCGTCAGATCAACGCGCTCTCGACGCTCAATCTGAGGCCGGCAACGCGGAAAGCCTGGGGTTTCGACGACCGCAAAGCACGCAGCATGACGGACATCGCCGATGCGAATCCCAACATGCCGGATGCTTTGGAAGTGGCGGCCGCCCAGGACCGGCAGTTCCGGCAGACCGGCAAACTCGTTGGCCCGCTCCAGGGAGTCGTCATGGCCATCAAGGACCAGTACGACACATTCGACCTGCGCACGACGTCGGGAGCCGACGCGGACTATGCCAACGATCGCCCGCCGGCCGATGCGACGTTTGTCAAGCGGCTGCGGGACGCCGGAGCGATCATTCTCGGGAAGGCCAATCTGGCGGAATATGCCGTTGATGGCGCACGCAGTTCATTTGGCGGAACCTTCTGCAATCCCTACGACACGGAGCGCGAGCCGGGAATGTCCAGCGCAGGCTCAGCAAGTTCTGTCGCGGCAAACCTCGTGACCTGCGCGATCGGCGAAGAAACCGTTGTGTCGATCCGTTGGCCCGCCTCGGTGAACAGCCTGGTGGGCCTGGCGCCGACAGAGGAACTTGTCAGCCGCAAGGGAATGATGGGCGCCGGCCTGAGCATGCGTACCGGTCCGATCTGCCGTAGTGTTCCAGATGCGGCAAAGATATTGAACGTGATCGCGGGCTACGATCCTGGTGATGCGCTCACGGCCTTCAGCGTTAGCCGAAAGTCTGCGCAACCGTATTCCGATTTCGCCTCGACAACCCGTCTGGATGGCCTGCGGATCGGCGTTATCCGGGAGTACATGAGCAAAAAGCTCTTCTCGAAGGCGGATGAGGAGAGTATCGATATCGTGGAGCGCGCCATCGGCGATCTCCGCAAGCTTGGCGCAACCATCGTCGATCCCGGCCCCGAGGGCGCATTATTTCAAACCTGCATCCCTCGTTATGCGCCGGAGCTCCTGGACTCTGCTTTCACGCGGCAATACCGGACGCAGTTCCCTGTCAACGCCGCCGGCCAGCCGGCTACAGATCAGATTGCCTCACTTCTGCGCATGCACGCCGACCCGGAAGAAGTCCCGGCGGATCTCTCGCTCCGTACACTCAACGGACTTGGCGCCCAGGGCGAAGGCAAATACATGATCAACCGGTATCTACAGGAGCGCGGCGATGTAAACATCAAAAGCAATGCGGACCTGATTTCGAAGGCGCGGTTCTACAATGATCCGAATTTTCCGGATCGCAAACAGGCGCGGGAGCAGGCGGAGCGCGCCACCGTACTCGACACGTCGGGACGTCTCCAGACAAGATTTGCCCTTCAAAATCTGCTTTTGCAATGTATGCAGGAACAGCGGCTCGATGCGCTGGCGTCTCCGATGTCCACCGTTCCTCCGCGAAAGCTCACTTCGCCGCGCGAGCCGGTGGCGAATGGCCGCAATCCCATCGGCTGGTCCCTTATCGGCCAGCAGGGATTTCCCGCCATCACAGTGCCCGCTGGATTTACCACGCAGGTGTGGGATCGTGAGCGGGACGCAGACGGCGGCACACGCCTTACCGGCCCGATCCCGGCGCGTTTGCCGGTCGGCGTCGACTTCATTGCACGTCCATTTGATGAGGCAATGCTGTTGCGCATCGCCTCCGCTTACGAGACAGCCACGAGGCACCGGCAGCCGCCGCCGGAGTTCGGCCCGCTGCCCGGTGAACCGTGA